From Streptomyces sp. 6-11-2, one genomic window encodes:
- a CDS encoding helix-turn-helix transcriptional regulator: protein MKGTGTAAEDRVFAALANATRREVLRLLREEGPQPVQDLADRFAMRRPSLSEHLKVLREAGLVSEQRSGRQRIYRLEAAPLAEVQDWLHPYERFWRGRMKELGALLDRMPDDDRS, encoded by the coding sequence ATGAAGGGGACGGGTACCGCCGCGGAGGACCGCGTCTTCGCCGCGCTCGCCAACGCCACCCGCCGCGAGGTGCTGCGGCTGCTGCGCGAGGAGGGGCCCCAGCCCGTCCAGGACCTGGCCGACCGCTTCGCCATGCGCCGCCCCAGCCTCTCGGAACATCTCAAGGTGCTCCGGGAGGCCGGTCTCGTCTCCGAGCAGCGCTCCGGCCGGCAGCGCATCTACCGCCTGGAGGCGGCCCCGCTGGCCGAGGTGCAGGACTGGCTCCACCCGTACGAGCGGTTCTGGCGCGGCCGGATGAAGGAACTCGGCGCGCTGCTGGACCGTATGCCCGACGACGACCGCAGCTGA
- a CDS encoding DUF397 domain-containing protein gives MDHDAEGGYGGDVYNGMAAARLRGVAWQKSRHSNSQGSCVEFARLPGGDVAVRNSRFPEGPALVYTRAEIEAMLLGVKDGEFDHLIAG, from the coding sequence GTGGACCACGACGCTGAGGGCGGGTACGGGGGCGACGTGTACAACGGCATGGCGGCCGCACGGCTGCGCGGGGTGGCCTGGCAGAAGAGCCGGCACAGCAACTCGCAGGGCTCCTGCGTGGAGTTCGCGCGACTGCCGGGCGGGGACGTGGCGGTGCGCAACTCCCGCTTCCCCGAAGGTCCCGCGCTCGTCTACACGCGTGCGGAGATCGAGGCGATGCTGCTGGGCGTCAAGGACGGGGAGTTCGACCACCTGATAGCGGGCTGA
- a CDS encoding SRPBCC domain-containing protein translates to MSTDPDDDLTTIRVDQFYPHPPAKVWRALTEPSLLAQWQMPGAADFRLRVGHRYRMTSVPRPHSKFSGVVDVEVLAYDAERMLCVRWRDADPANPADWTLTWTLEQEGRGTRLFLVHDGFDPDDPAQMMARKIMDGGWRSHVLRVLGADARPARVRRTPGL, encoded by the coding sequence ATGAGTACCGACCCCGACGACGACCTCACCACGATCCGCGTCGACCAGTTCTATCCGCACCCCCCGGCCAAGGTCTGGCGGGCCCTCACCGAGCCCTCGCTGCTCGCGCAGTGGCAGATGCCGGGTGCCGCGGACTTCCGCCTCCGGGTCGGCCACCGCTACCGGATGACCTCCGTCCCGCGGCCCCACTCCAAGTTCTCCGGCGTCGTCGACGTGGAGGTTCTCGCCTACGACGCCGAGCGGATGCTGTGCGTCCGCTGGAGGGACGCCGATCCGGCCAATCCCGCGGACTGGACGCTCACCTGGACGTTGGAACAGGAAGGCCGCGGAACGCGTCTCTTCCTAGTGCACGACGGATTCGATCCGGACGACCCGGCACAGATGATGGCGCGGAAGATCATGGACGGGGGCTGGCGTTCGCATGTCCTGCGCGTTCTGGGGGCAGACGCTCGACCGGCTCGGGTGAGGCGGACGCCAGGACTGTAA